The following are encoded in a window of Kogia breviceps isolate mKogBre1 chromosome 10, mKogBre1 haplotype 1, whole genome shotgun sequence genomic DNA:
- the THOC7 gene encoding THO complex subunit 7 homolog isoform X2, giving the protein MGAVTDDEVIRKRLLIDGDGAGDDRRINLLVKSFIKWCNSGSQEEGYSQYQRMLSTLSQCEFSMGKTLLVYDMNLREMENYEKIYKEIECSIAGAHEKIAECKKQILQAKRIRKNRQEYDALAKVIQRHPDRHETLKELEALGKELEHLSHIKESVEDKLELRRKQFHVLLSTIHELQQTLENDEKLSEVEEAQETSMETDPKP; this is encoded by the exons ATGGGAGCCGTGACTGACG ACGAAGTCATACGGAAGCGTCTCCTAATTGATGGAGATGGCGCTGGAGATGATCGGAGAATTAATCTGCTAGTGAAAAGTTTCATTAAATGGTGCAACTCTGGATCCCAGGAAGAGGG ATACAGCCAGTACCAACGTATGCTGAGCACACTGTCTCAATGTGAATTTTCAATGGGCAAAACTTTGCTGGTATATGATATGAatctcagagaaatggaaaattatgaaaaaatttacaaagaaatag AATGTAGCATTGCTGGAGCACATGAAAAAATTGCTGAGTGCAAAAAGCAAATTCTTCAAGCAAAACGAATACGAAAAAATCGCCAAG AATATGATGCATTGGCAAAAGTGATCCAGCGCCATCCAGACAGGCATGAGACATTAAA ggaaCTAGAGGCTCTGGGAAAAGAATTAGAGCATCTTTCACATATTAAAGAAAGTGTTGAAGATAAG CTAGAATTGAGAAGGAAACAGTTTCACGTTCTTCTTAGTACCATCCATGAACTTCAGCAAACACTGGAAA ATGATGAAAAGCTCTCAGAAGTAGAAGAAGCTCAAGAAACAAGCATGGAAACTGATCCTAAACCATAG
- the THOC7 gene encoding THO complex subunit 7 homolog isoform X1 codes for MLILTVRSQNCYFLKADEVIRKRLLIDGDGAGDDRRINLLVKSFIKWCNSGSQEEGYSQYQRMLSTLSQCEFSMGKTLLVYDMNLREMENYEKIYKEIECSIAGAHEKIAECKKQILQAKRIRKNRQEYDALAKVIQRHPDRHETLKELEALGKELEHLSHIKESVEDKLELRRKQFHVLLSTIHELQQTLENDEKLSEVEEAQETSMETDPKP; via the exons ATGCTGATCCTCACTGTTAGATCACAGAATTGCTATTTCCTGAAAGCAG ACGAAGTCATACGGAAGCGTCTCCTAATTGATGGAGATGGCGCTGGAGATGATCGGAGAATTAATCTGCTAGTGAAAAGTTTCATTAAATGGTGCAACTCTGGATCCCAGGAAGAGGG ATACAGCCAGTACCAACGTATGCTGAGCACACTGTCTCAATGTGAATTTTCAATGGGCAAAACTTTGCTGGTATATGATATGAatctcagagaaatggaaaattatgaaaaaatttacaaagaaatag AATGTAGCATTGCTGGAGCACATGAAAAAATTGCTGAGTGCAAAAAGCAAATTCTTCAAGCAAAACGAATACGAAAAAATCGCCAAG AATATGATGCATTGGCAAAAGTGATCCAGCGCCATCCAGACAGGCATGAGACATTAAA ggaaCTAGAGGCTCTGGGAAAAGAATTAGAGCATCTTTCACATATTAAAGAAAGTGTTGAAGATAAG CTAGAATTGAGAAGGAAACAGTTTCACGTTCTTCTTAGTACCATCCATGAACTTCAGCAAACACTGGAAA ATGATGAAAAGCTCTCAGAAGTAGAAGAAGCTCAAGAAACAAGCATGGAAACTGATCCTAAACCATAG
- the THOC7 gene encoding THO complex subunit 7 homolog isoform X3 produces MLSTLSQCEFSMGKTLLVYDMNLREMENYEKIYKEIECSIAGAHEKIAECKKQILQAKRIRKNRQEYDALAKVIQRHPDRHETLKELEALGKELEHLSHIKESVEDKLELRRKQFHVLLSTIHELQQTLENDEKLSEVEEAQETSMETDPKP; encoded by the exons ATGCTGAGCACACTGTCTCAATGTGAATTTTCAATGGGCAAAACTTTGCTGGTATATGATATGAatctcagagaaatggaaaattatgaaaaaatttacaaagaaatag AATGTAGCATTGCTGGAGCACATGAAAAAATTGCTGAGTGCAAAAAGCAAATTCTTCAAGCAAAACGAATACGAAAAAATCGCCAAG AATATGATGCATTGGCAAAAGTGATCCAGCGCCATCCAGACAGGCATGAGACATTAAA ggaaCTAGAGGCTCTGGGAAAAGAATTAGAGCATCTTTCACATATTAAAGAAAGTGTTGAAGATAAG CTAGAATTGAGAAGGAAACAGTTTCACGTTCTTCTTAGTACCATCCATGAACTTCAGCAAACACTGGAAA ATGATGAAAAGCTCTCAGAAGTAGAAGAAGCTCAAGAAACAAGCATGGAAACTGATCCTAAACCATAG